The DNA region CCCACAGAAACGCACACCGCCTTGGCCGACGTGAAAGAGGACGGCGCCACCGTCTGGATCGGCACCCAGCGACCGTTTGGCGCTCCGGCAGAGATCGCACAGGCCTTGAAGATGCCTGCGGACAAGGTCTGGGTTATCACTCCTTACGTGGGCGGCGGTTTCGGCGGCAAGAGCCAGGTCATGCAGGCGGTGCAGGCCGCGCGCCTCTCCAAAATGACCGGCAAACCGGTCCAGGTTGCCTGGACGCGGGAAGAAGAATTCTTCTATGACACCTTCATGCCTGCCGCGGTCGTCAAGATAAGCTCCGGCCTCAATGCCGCGAATCAGATAGTTTTCTGGGACTACCAGGTTTTATTCGCGGGCGAAAGGAGCTCGGAGCCTCTTTACGAAATTCCGCACCAGCGCACGGTTTCACGTGGTGCGGTGCGCGGCGGCCCTGCCGCTCATCCGTTCGGAACCGGTGCCTGGCGCGGTCCGGGCAGTAACACCAATATTTTCGCGCGTGAGTCTCACATCGACATCATGGCGGCCAAGGCCGGTCTAGATCCCGTGCAGTTCCGCCTGAAAAATCTCAATCCCGCGGACGACATCCAGAAAAGAGTGATCCGGGTGCTGAATGCAGCCGCCGAAAAGTTCGGCTGGAAACCAGCCAAGACGCCCAGCGGCCGCGGCCATGGGGTTGTCTGTCTCGATTACCTGGAGACCTGTGTTGCCGCGATGGCGGAAATCAGTGTGACCAAGGATACCGGCCGGATCCAGGTCAACCGCATCGTCCTTGCACAGGACATGGGACCGGTGATCAATCCCGAGGGGGCCACCATGCAGATCGAGGGTGGGGTCACCATGGGGCTGGGATATTGCCTATCCGAGGAGATCCACTTCAAAGGAGGGGAGATCAAAGACCTGAATTACAACACTTATGAGATCCCGCGCTTCTCCTGGACACCGAAGATCGAGGTTGTCCTGGTTACTAACCATGAAATTCAGCCGCGGGGGTGCGGAGAGCCGCCCATCACCTGCATGGGCGGACTGATGGCCAACGCGCTCTTCGATGCCACCGGGGTCCGGCTGAACCGGCTCCCCTTAACCCCTGAACGCATTAAGGAAAAACTCTAGGAGCCTCGGCAGCCGCCAGGACGGCAAGAGTGATCTCGGCGCCCTGCCGGTAAGGCATTGACATGACAAATCAGCGGCAATACGATGCGCCCGTGGACCCGGTACCGCTGCTACAGCACATCTTGAAGAAACCCTCGACCGGAGACCTTCTTTCCCTGCAGAGTATTCTGCTCTCCTGGGAGGAAAAGGCGGATTCTCCACCCGCGCGCGAGCGGGCTGCAACTGCACTCGCGCTCCTGGGGGATTTCTACGGCTACCTGGTGGGTCTGGAAACCAAGCTGGAGGCGCACGCCTACGCCGAGCTCGCATCGAAAATGGACGTGGGGGCTGTCGGTGGAGTGGTTGCCGAGAATGTGCTCGGAGCCGGCGAGAAGCTGCTCGAGCGGGTGCTGATCGGCGGCTTCAGCGAGGCTCTCACCGTCCTGGCCAGCCGGCAGTATGTAAAGGCCTTCAACCGGGAGCTCGAGGCGTTCTACCAGCAGGTCGCGTGGCAGCTGCGAGTTCACCTCTGGCACTTTTCCGCAGCCCGTCGCCCCGAACTCTCCCCACAGGAACGCGCCGCCATGATCGATTCCCTCTTCGCTCCCATCCTGGACAAAAAGTTGCCGGGCGAAGCCAAATCGGTCGTGCTCGGATGCCTGTTCCAGGTGTTGCTCCTCGGCTCCTTGACCTCGATGCTGCCCGCGTGATGCCGCGCAGCCAAAGCAAAACCACGAAATACACGAAGCGTTTTTCGCGCCTTTCGTACTACTTTCCGGCAAATCCTTTGCAGGAGGGCAAGGTCTTTTCCACGCGACACAGAGCAGGGAGGCGCGAAGCGCCGGCAGTAAATAGACCCGCCCGTGAGGGTGGGGGCAGTAGTGAGAGAGAGGATATCGATGTCCGAAGGACCGGTACAGATGCCTGGTGCCGCGGCGCTCATTCCGGTTCGCCTGATAAACCCCGGCCTTACGGCCGGGGCTATGATTTGCCGCCTCTTCGAGGCTCCTTTTCGCCGCGGCTCTGCAGTGAGCTTTTTGATTGCGGCTCTGCAGCACCATGCATTTCGTGGCCGCAGA from Terriglobia bacterium includes:
- a CDS encoding molybdopterin-dependent oxidoreductase; translated protein: MISDEMQDPRDAETTVDPLNRREFLKVLGPGVYIFFCLEDLLAFPQGRGGGSSYPEDFNAYLKIDADGRVTCFSGKIEMGQGIIAALAQMLAEELEVSYDSITMIMGDTRLCPPDGGTNGSRSVRYFGPALRAAGAEAREVLLQLAAENLQLPVERLAAKNGVVSDKTNAAKKVSYGALAQGKRIERHLAKKPDLKPPSAFQVCGKSLPRPDRTEKVTGKAKFAGDIRLPGMLYGRVLRPPAHGARLKSVDASAVKEIKDARVLQEGDFVAVVHELPDLAAAAIERIKAQYDMPDAKIDEKTIFQHLQEVAAPQGNVIRERGDQAKGRELATTRFEETYLTPYVAHVPTETHTALADVKEDGATVWIGTQRPFGAPAEIAQALKMPADKVWVITPYVGGGFGGKSQVMQAVQAARLSKMTGKPVQVAWTREEEFFYDTFMPAAVVKISSGLNAANQIVFWDYQVLFAGERSSEPLYEIPHQRTVSRGAVRGGPAAHPFGTGAWRGPGSNTNIFARESHIDIMAAKAGLDPVQFRLKNLNPADDIQKRVIRVLNAAAEKFGWKPAKTPSGRGHGVVCLDYLETCVAAMAEISVTKDTGRIQVNRIVLAQDMGPVINPEGATMQIEGGVTMGLGYCLSEEIHFKGGEIKDLNYNTYEIPRFSWTPKIEVVLVTNHEIQPRGCGEPPITCMGGLMANALFDATGVRLNRLPLTPERIKEKL